A window of Gossypium hirsutum isolate 1008001.06 chromosome D13, Gossypium_hirsutum_v2.1, whole genome shotgun sequence genomic DNA:
TGAAAGGGAAAGGTTTGATTATAAGGGGATGGGCACCTCAACTGTTGATTCTTGATCATGAAGCTATAGGAGGGTTTATGACTCACTGTGGGTGGAACTCAATACTGGAGAGTATCACCGCTGGAGTGCCAATGGTTACTTGGCCACTCAGTAATGAACAGTTCAGCAATGAAAAGCTTGTGACAGATATAGTAAGAGTAGGGGTTGGAGTTGGAGCACAAGAATGCTCTAAATGGATGGAAGGCAAGAAATTGTTGGTGACAAAAGAAAATATAACCAGCGCAATATCTCAGCTGATGGTTGGTGAAGAAGCTAATGACCTGAGGAACAGAGCCAGTGCATTGAAATGGATGGCAAAGAGAGCTGTTGAAGAAGGTGGATCATCTCACTCTGATTTGAAGGCTTTGTTAGATGGATTGCGATTGAACAGCATATAGGGAGATCAATAAGTTAAGTACTCAGAATAAAGCTCTAGATCAATTTCAAATGTAATAGAAATTCATATAATTAGTGAATGCGATGGAAAAAAATCCAAACTTCAATATTCCAGCAATAAAATACACATTCGAAAACAAAATACACCAATTAGCAATGGTGCATTTCCTAATTAGTAGTTAGGCTTTGACGCGTGTTCCATCaataaaagaaaggaagaatTTTTCGGATGCCAACAATCCAAGCTTTTTATGGTTGGATCTGAAAAGGAAAAATCAAAGGAACAGTAGCTTGTAAGCTAATTCAATTCCAGTGgtggaaagagaaaaagaaaacattaatACCCCTTAAAAAGGAATAAATTTCAGGGTAAATGCTGGTTTTTTCCTATCCTTTTTCTTAGTATTATTCCATGTCGATTTCGGGTATTCAAGGCCATCTTCTACAGGTCACTGGTATTTACGTTCCTTGAATATTCTTCTCATTTTCTTTGTTGGGTAATTCATGTAGTGTTTGTTTTgatgttgggtttttttttttttctcttcttgttTGGGTATGGCAGTTGTCGGATGTACCAATTTGAAAAATACTGAATGGATTTCAAGACAAGATCCCTACGTGTGCCTTGAATATGGTAGCACCCAACACCGTACTAGTACCTGTACAGGTAATTCTCTCTTTTCATATGATCTGGGATTTGTGATCTTTGTAAAAAATTGACCTTTTGGGTTTCGTTTAGATGGTGGCAAAATGCCAATATTCCAAGAGAAGTTTACCTTCTCGTTGATTGAAGGGCTGAGAGAGATAAATGTGGTGGTCTGGAACAGCAATACTGTAACGTACGATGATTTTATTGGCATTGGAAAGTAAGACTCCGCCTctaagttaaaattttttgagaAGATAATGTCCTTTAATGTTTTGATGGGATGTTTTTGGTTCACAGGGTTCAATTGCAGAGGGTTCTTTCTTATGGCTATGATGATAATCCTTGGCCCCTTCAGACTAAAACTGGCAGGTGAATATTGAAATCTAAAAGTGGCACATTTTAATGAATGATCTAATGGCACTTGAGATGAGATGATGGATGTTATGAATCAGACTTATGTTTCTCCCTTATAAATCTGGAATCACTGTTGTTCCTATTCCTAATTCGCCAAGAGTCTCGTGTAGAACTTACCACTGCGATAAATGTATTGTATTAGGCTTTGACAAGTCGGATTCTTTAAGCTCTCTACATCTGTTACCGGCTCTTATGTTCTGAAATTGCAGATATGCTGGAGAAGCGCGGCTCATAATGCGTTACGAAAAAGCCCAAGTAACAAGTCCCATCTATTCTTCTGTATTCTCCACCCATCTTTATTGATATTATTCTAACAAGTGGAACTAAATGTTGGTTTGGATCATTGCAGAACCCGGTCATACCATTTGCTCCATCAGCGCCACCCTACGCAACCAGTCCTTATCAATTCCCTCCATACTCAACCCTTCCACAATCATATCCAACTCCATCACCATATCCCGCATATCCTTCATACCCGTCATCCATGTATCCTCCACTATCCACATATCCTCCACCTTCTGCATACCCTCCACCTCCCTTACCTTCAGCGTATCCACCAGCCTCACCCTATTATCCCCCAGGTAATCCCTAACATAAGATGCATATGTTTTAATGCTACCATTGGCATGTTAAATACAGTACAACTGAAATTCTGTTCTGTTTTGAAGCAGGTCCAGGCTTTTATCCGCCACCGCCGTACTAAAACATTCTCCCAAGGAGATATTCCAACTAGAAGAACTTAGAGGTCTTTGTGTTCGAATCTCGTTAGATGGTGTTGGAACTATCAATGGGAGAGGATCACCTCCCGTTGTGACAGAAAGGTTTGCCATTCTATAGAAATTTACTGTTAATTGTCCAGTCATGAGATAGGACCGAGTTGGTTTTTACTTTTTGGGGGGTTGTCTGATGGGAGTGGCTCTTGCCAAACTTTTCCATTGTTCCGAATTGTTAATATATCTCAGTTTATGGAAGTTTCCTGtgtttgtttcttcatatttcttCTTGTTAAACTACATCATACCATGTGTTTTGATCCACATGCAGATATCTGCAATGTCTTTGATGTTGCATAGGGCTCTAGATTTTATTATCAAACCCTATGCTTTGACGCTATGTATTTGTCCATCTTGAAGGACTGTCCCTATATTTTCACGTAAGTTTAACCCAGTGAGACAAATCTTGAGTTTCCCATGGGAAAAAAACTGTTCTTCGATTTTCATGGTAATCATCTATTTTGCAAAGACAAAAACAGCTATGAAACTAGATTAGACATGTGTACACTACTATATTCCAGTTCCACCCTATTTTTCTCTCAACCAACCATTTATTTACCTTAAAATGATGACAAAAATGTTCTATAACATGATGCAGTTGTTTCACTGTTACAAGCATAACCTGTTTCCACTTTGTACTTCCAggcaatttttcttttctttttttcattgaTTGTGGCAATTATGACTTCATTTCATCAAACCAGGCTGTACTAGTATGCCAAccagtgaaaaaaaaaattgctaaGAATATGATTAAGACCTTTGAAATCTTCCACACAACAGTGTCCATTATGATAGTGAGTGATGATTTGATTTTGGGtggaaaaaaaaggttaaaattgaTTGAACAAGTCACAGTCAAGCACCCGATACGGTTAACCAACTAAGCAACTGTGTGCCTGTGGCCTCAAAGGATGCATTCCATTTTCAAGGGGGTAGTTGGACCTTGTCTTATTGTTCCATGTGTTGGGAGTCAGGGTCAGATATCTCAAGCTCAAGCTACTGGTTTACTCATTTACTTTATAAGTTGGGAAATTCTtgcttcttttttctctctttttagttcaaacttttaatttaaaGCTATGTAAGATCTTAAGTGGTTACTTTCAAAGCAGATGAAGTTAACATGTTTTCCATTTGATCTTTCTTGCTTTGACTTTGTCCATTTATCCTTCTTCATGTTGCAATACAAGTCAAAAGAGTTTGAAATTTGATTGGTGGTAAATGACACCCATTACTCAAatgtaagaagaagaaaaaatgttGATATAAAGACAGAAGTAGAAGTAGAAGCTGGCTTGCAATATTTGGTGGCTATGGTACAACATATTTATTATGACTGTCTCATCTCACATCCCTAAACCTAATTATCAACGGTAGTTATAGTCATCATTAGAACCACGTTGCATGAAAAGAAGCAAGATTACACATTTACATCACAAAAAGTGGAACATTAATAGTAGTGCTAGAAATGATGTTTTTATTCCTTGTTTTCTCCTTAAATGggtttgaatttttaatataatttattttgtaattgtTTATAGTAGTTGAAATCGTATTTGTATTATTGTCAGTATAGGAGGGCGTGGGTTCAAGTgtgctgaaacgcattatccttttatttaagaGTTGAGAAGAGACTATAGGTAATTCTAAAATATTATCTTTATAATTACATTTTCGTGCATGTATTCTCTAGTATCCAAACacttcttaaaaaattaaatatatccaTATCGGATATTTATGTACAATCAACACCTATTGAACCTATGTAACATAGTTTCCTActat
This region includes:
- the LOC121225667 gene encoding protein SRC2 homolog isoform X1 is translated as MSISGIQGHLLQVTVVGCTNLKNTEWISRQDPYVCLEYGSTQHRTSTCTDGGKMPIFQEKFTFSLIEGLREINVVVWNSNTVTYDDFIGIGKVQLQRVLSYGYDDNPWPLQTKTGRYAGEARLIMRYEKAQNPVIPFAPSAPPYATSPYQFPPYSTLPQSYPTPSPYPAYPSYPSSMYPPLSTYPPPSAYPPPPLPSAYPPASPYYPPAGPGFYPPPPY
- the LOC121225667 gene encoding protein SRC2 homolog isoform X2 translates to MSISGIQGHLLQVTVVGCTNLKNTEWISRQDPYVCLEYGSTQHRTSTCTDGGKMPIFQEKFTFSLIEGLREINVVVWNSNTVTYDDFIGIGKVQLQRVLSYGYDDNPWPLQTKTGRYAGEARLIMRYEKAQNPVIPFAPSAPPYATSPYQFPPYSTLPQSYPTPSPYPAYPSYPSSMYPPLSTYPPPSAYPPPPLPSAYPPASPYYPPGPGFYPPPPY